CATCCGCTGGCGGCGCATGTGCGGCGATGAGGCGCTCTGGCTTCCGGGTACCGATCACGCCGGCATCGCCACGCAGAACGTGATCGAGCGGCAACTCGCCGCCGAAGGAAAGACGCGCTTCGACCTCGGACGCGAAGCATTCGTGAAACGCACGTCGGACTTCGTGACCGAGACGGGCGGCACGATTCTGGAGCAGCTCCGCGCCGTCGGCGCGTCATGCGACTGGACGAGGACCGCCTACACCCTTTCGCCGGAGCTCTCGCGCGCGGTGCGGGAAGCGTTCGTGCTGCTGTACGAGCGCGGTCTCATCTATCGCGGGCATCGGGTCATTCACTGGTGTTCACGCTGCCTCACGTCGTTGAGCGACGAGGAAGCGGAGCATAGCGAAGAGACGGGCAATCTGTATCATCTGCGGTATCCGCTGACCGACGATCCGACGAAGGGAATAACGATCGCGACGACGAGGCCTGAGACGATGCTCGCCGATGTCGCGGTGGCGGTGCATCCCGACGACGAGCGCTATCGCCATCTGATCGGCAGGACGGTGACGCTGCCGATCGCGAATGTCGCGATCCCGATCATCGCCGATTCGATTGGCGTGGATCCGGAGTTCGGCACCGGCGCGGTGAAGATCACCCCCGCGCACGACGCCAACGATTTCGAGATGGGGTCGCGTCACAAGCTGCCGATGCCGGTCGTTCTCTCCCCGGAGGGCACGATGGCCAACGGCGCCGACGCCGGCTCCCGCGTGCCCCCTGAGCTTCTTGGAATTGACCGATTCGAGGCGCGCCAACGGATCGTGCAGATGTTGAAACATCTCGGCGCTCTCGAGAAGATCGAGTCCCACTCGCACGCCGTCCGGCACTGCTATCGCTGCGACACTGTCGTCGAGCCGCGCCTGTCCGATCAGTGGTTCGTGAAGATGAAGCCGCTCGCGGAGCCGGCGCTCGAGGCGGTGCGCGATCGCCGCATCCGGATTCTTCCGGAGAGGTGGGAAGCGGTGTATGTGAACTGGCTGGAAAACATCCGCGACTGGAACATCTCGCGTCAGTTGTGGTGGGGTCATCGCATTCCCGTCTGGTATTGCGACGCGTGCGGCGAAGTCACGGTGAGCCGGGACGACATCTCGAAGTGCGTGAAGTGCGGCCAGCCGGCGCGCCAGGACGAGGACGTGCTCGACACGTGGTTCTCATCCTGGCTATGGCCCTTCTCCACCCTCGGCTGGCCGAATGCCGAAGCCGGGGACCTCGCCGCGTTCTATCCGACCGATGATCTCATCACCGCACCGGAAATTCTGTTCTTCTGGGTCGCGCGGATGGTCATGGGCGGCTACGCGTTCATGGGCGAGACACCGTTCCACACGGTGTACCTGCACGGAACCGTGCGCGACATGAAGCACCTTAAGATGTCGAAGTCACTCGGTAACGGAATCGATCCGCTCGATGTCCGCGCGCTCTACGGCACGGATGCGCTGCGATACACGGTGATTGCCGGCCTCGGCATTGGCGCCGACGTCATGCTCGACCCCAACGACCTCGAGAAGTCGTTCGCTCCAGGCAGGAATTTCGTCACCAAGCTGTGGAACATCGGGCGGTTCCTTCTCACCAATGTCGGAAGTGAAAGCGTTCAACCACTCGATCGTGTGGACGCCACGAAGCTCCGCCAGTCGGACAGATGGATTCTCAACGCGCTCAACACGGCGATCGCGGAGTGCGACGCGGCGCTCGGTCCGTCGAGCCCAAAGGACGGAGTGTGGGATCAGGCCGAGTTGCGCAGCGGGCTCCGGCTGAGCGAATACACCGAATCGGCCCGGCGCTTCGTCTGGAACGAGCTCGCGGACTGGTATCTCGAGTCGACCAAGGGGCGACTTGCATCGCATGACGGCGATGGCGAAGTCGCGCGCGCCGTGCTTGCGCATTCGTTCGACGCCGCGCTGCGTCTCCTTCAGCCAATCGTGCCGTTCATCACCGACACACTGTGGCGACGCCTGCCGATCGCCGACGAGGGCGCGCGTGGCGAGTTCATCGCGCGCGCGGTGTGGCCGACGCAGAATCCGGCGTTCGGCGCCGAGCCGGGGTTCGAGCTCGTGCGCGAAGCGATCAATGCCATCCGCCAGCTCCGCGCGGACTACGCGATCCCGCCGGGCGACCGCATTCACGCTTCCCTCGACACTGGCGCCGCGGGCCGCAACGCGACACGCGACGCGGCCATCTTCGCCGAGGAATCGGAGTTCATCGAGCGCGTCGCGCGGTGCACGGTGGACGTCGAAGCGGATGAGACCGGGGGGAGCGGCGCGACGATCCTTCTCTCCAGCGGCTCGCGTATCAGAGTCCCGCTCGCCGGCGTGATTGACATCGAGAAGGAATGTCGCAAGGCGAAGGAAGAGTTGGAAAAGCTCGACTCGCAACTCGCGGCGCTGAATGGGCGACTGGCCAATCCGGGGTTCACCGACCGTGCCCCGGCTCAGGTCGTGGACGCGGAGCACGCCAGGCAGGTCGAATGGACGGCGAGGCGCGGCCAGCTCGCCGACAAGGTTGCTTCGCTGTGCGGATCGTGAAGCCGGTTGTCCTTGCATTGACGCTGTGCGCGACGGTGGCGTGCGCATCGCCCGGCGTTCCGCCCGGCGGGCCCGAGGACAAGGAAGCGCCGCAGATCGTCCGTATCGCCCCGGACAGCGGGAAGACCGGTGTCTCGCCGCGCGAAGCCATCTTCAGATTCGATGAGGTCGTGAGCGAGCGGCCGTCAGGAGTTGCGTCGCTCGGCGCGCTTTTCGTCATCTCCCCTCGTGATGGGGAGCCGCGCGTGAGCTGGCATCGCGAAGAGATCAGCGTGCGGCCCCGGCGCGCGTGGCGGAAGAACACGGCGTACACCATCACGCTGCTGCCGGGTCTCGCCGACCTGCGCGGCAACATCCGCAACACCGCCGCAGTGACCATGTTCTCGACCGGCGCAACGATCCCGACGTCGCGTATCGGCGGGACGTTGTTCAACTGGCCCGAGGGACGGATCGTCACTCGCGGTCTCGTCGAAGCACGGCCACGGGCGGACACCACTCTGGCCTACGTCGCGGCCACCGATTCGGCGGGCAGCTTTCTGTTCCCGAATCTTCCCGCAGGTTCGTATGTCGTCCGCGGCATTTCCGACGACAATGCCAATCACGGGCTCGACCCGCGTGAAGCGTGGGACACCGCAATGGTGAATCTGACCGATTCGGCAAGAGTGGATCTGTTCGGATTCGTCCATGACTCGATCGGGTCGCGCCTCGCGAGTGTCCTGATGAAGGATTCGGTGACACTCGTGCTGACATTCGACAATCCGCTCGCGGTGACGCCTCCGCTCGGACCGGCGAACATTCGCGTCCGCGCTCCTGATTCGACGGATGTGCCGGTGGTTTCAGTAATGCCGCCGCCACCCGACACGACGATTTCAAAAACGCCCCGGCCCTCGCGACCGATTCCGCCGCGCGTTCTGACGGTGCGTCTCGGGCGTCCGCTGCGCGCCCGCACTGACTATCGCGTTCGCGTGACCGACGCGCGCAATCTCACGGGTGTGGCCAGAACGAGCGACAGAATCCTCAGCGTTCCCGCGGCCCCTGCGGCCGCGGCGACACCTCCGCCCGCCGCTCCACCTCCCGCAGCCCCGCCCGCGGCGGCACCCATACGAAGGTGACTGACCCGCGGAGAGCCATGCCCAGTGTCAGTGGCCTCCTCGAGCGCGATGACGTCCGCGCGCTCCTCGAAGGGAATCCGCGCGGTCTCGTGGTTGACGCGGTGCGCCACGCGATAGACGAGGCACGCGGGACCGCGGCGAGCGGCGACGCCACGGACTGGGGAGAAAGAATCGCGTCGCATCTCCACACGGTGCTGCGCAGATCCCTGCGCCCGGTTTTCAACGCCACCGGCGTCGTGCTCCACACGAATCTGGGACGCGCGCCCCTGGCGGAGGCGGCGATCACCGCGGTGCGCGAAGCCGCTGAAGGCTACACGAATCTCGAGTACGACCTGGAAGCCGGCGAGCGGGGCTCACGCTACGTCCACTGCGTGGAGCTGCTTCGCGAGCTGACAGGCGCTGAGGACGCGATAGTCGTCAACAATTGCGCCGCCGCCCTCGTGCTGTCGCTGAGCGCGCTCGCTCGCGGCCGCGAAGTGATAGTCTCGCGCGGAGAGTTGGTCGAGATCGGCGGAAGCTTCCGCGTTCCCGACATCATGCAGCGAAGCGGCGCTTCGCTCGAGGAAGTGGGAACCACGAACCGCACTCACCTCGATGACTACCGGCGAGCTATCACACCACGCACGGGCGCGATCGCAAAGATCCATCGCAGCAACTTCACGCTGTCCGGTTTCGTCGCCGACGTGGATGTGAGACAGCTCGCCCCACTCGCGGCAGAGCACGGCGTTCCGATCGTACACGACCTTGGCAGCGGTCTCATGATCGAGCTCGATGACTGGGGACTCACCGGCGAGCCGACGGCACGCGCAGCCCTCTCGGCCGGCGCGGCGGCGGTCCTCATGAGCGGCGACAAGCTGCTTGGTGGCCCGCAATCCGGCATCGTGCTCGGCGCCAGACACATCATCGCCCGCATGCGCCAGGATCCGTTCGCCCGCGCGGTGCGCGTGGACAAGATGACGATCGCGGCGCTGGCTGCCACACTCGAGATCTATCGCAGTCCCGAGCGCGCGGTGAGCGAAATCCCGACACTCGCCATGCTGACCGCATCGGCGGAGAGCGTCGGCGAGCGCTGCCGGCGGGTCGCGGCAGCGCTGTCCGGCGTGGGAGTGGCCGCGACCGTCGTCGAGACTTTCGCCGCCGCCGGCGCCGGCGCTTACCCGTCGCACGAGATCGCTTCCTTCGCGCTCCGGCTCGCGGACGGCGAGAAAATCGAAAAGGTTCTGCGATCGGCCGAGCTTCCAGTCATCGGCCGAATCGCCGACGGAGGGCTTCTGCTCGACATGCGCAGCGTTCCCGTACGCGACGACGAGCGATTCACCGCCGCAGTGCTGGCGGCACTTACGTGAACGCGCTTCCGACCGCGGTTTTTCTCGACCGCGACGGAACCATCGTCGAGGACGCGCATTATCTCTCGAGCCCCGATCAGCTCCGGCTCATTGACGGAGCGGCCGAGGCGATCGCACGGATCAACTCCCTGCTCATCCCGGTGATCGTCGTGACGAACCAGTCGGGAATCAGGCGCGGACGGTTCACCGTCCAGGATTACGAGCGCGTTCGCGCCCGGCTCGATCAGCTCCTCGCCGGGCTTGGCGCGCGGATTGACGCTACGTACTACTGCCCTCACACACCCGACGACGCCTGCGAATGCCGCAAGCCGGGGTTGTTGCTGTTCCGCAGAGCAGCGGAGGAGATCCCGGGCGTGGATCTTTCGCGCGCGTTGTACATCGGCGACCAGATGCGCGACATACAACCGGGGCTCGCGCTCGGAGGCGATGCAGTACTCGTCCCTTCCCCGGAGACGCCTCCGGCAGACACGCTCGCGGCGGTGGAACGAGCCCGTGTCGCTTCCTCACTCGGCACCGCGCTGGACTGGTTTCTCTGCACCAACTGAACGGTGGCGCGGTGGGCGGGATGTCAAGGCCGCGAAAGCTCCCTGACGCCTCTTACTGATCAACGCCCGCGACGATAAAATCGCACATGGCAGTGCGCACAGCGGTGCTCGCGTCCGGCGGGGGCACGAATCTTCAGGCATTGATAGACCATCTCGAAATGCTCGGCACGCGCGCGGCGGCGCGTATCGCCGTGGTCGCGGCGAACCGCGAGGCCACGGGCGCGCTCGATCGCGCGCGGGCGTCCTCGATACCCACCGAAGTCTTCGACGCATCGGACGACGGCTCGGCTCTGCTCGATCTGCTTCACCGCCACTCCATCGAGCTGCTCGTCCTCGCCGGCTATCTGAAGAGAATTCCGCCCCTCGTCGTCGGCGAATATCAGGGACGCATCATCAACGTCCATCCCGGCCTGCTACCCGAGTTCGGGGGTGCAGGTATGTACGGTGCGAGGGTTCATGCGGCGGTGATCGCGTCGGGCGCAAAGTTCACCGGCGTCACCGCCCACTTCGTGGACGACGAGTTCGATCATGGTCCGGTGATCGCCCAGTGGCGCGTGGGCGTCAAGCCGGACGACACCGTTGAGTCACTCGCCGCCCGCGTTCTGAAGGTGGAGCACATTTTCTATCCGCGGGTGGTCGAGATGGTCGCCGCGCTCAAAGGCAACGATTTTTTCGCAGATTTCTGACATGCCCCTTGCGCTGCTTTCCGTATCCGACAAGACCGGACTCCTCGATTTCGCGCAGGGGCTCTCGCGCCTGGGATGGGAGATCGTCTCGACAGGCGGCACCGCCAAGGCGCTGCGCGCGGCAGGTCTCGCCCCGCGCGAGGTAAGCGACCTCACCGGCTTCCCCGAAATTCTCGACGGTCGCGTGAAGACTCTTCACCCGGCCGTGCACGGCGGCCTGCTCGCGCGCCGCGATGATCCCGAGCACATGAAGGTCGCGGCCGATCACGGGATCGCAATGATCGATCTCGTCGCGGTCAACCTGTATCCATTCCAGGCGACCGCCGCCCGCCCCGGCGTCACTACCGCCGAAGTCATCGAGAACATAGACATTGGCGGCCCGACGATGCTTCGCTCCGCCGCCAAGAATTTCGAATCCGTGACGGTCGTCGTGGATCCCGCCGATTATGCGCGTGTACTCGCGACGTTCGAGGCCAACGACGACGACGTGGAGCTGAGACGACTGCTCGCCGAGAAGGTCTATGCCCATACGGCGGCGTACGACAGCGCGATCTCCAGGTGGTTCGCCTGCGAGCGCGCCGAGCAGTTCCCCGACCGCACCGTGCTGGCGATAGACCGCGCGCAGACATTGCGCTACGGCGAGAACCCGGGTCAGCGCGCGGCTTTCTATGTGGAGCAGGACGGCAACGGCCTCGCGGGACTCGAGCAGAAAGGGGGCAAGGAGCTCTCGTTCAACAACCTTCTCGATCTCGAGGGCGCCCTCCTCGCGACCGATCCATTTGCCGGCGAGACCTGCTGCGCGATCGTGAAGCACACGACCCCGTGCGGCCTGGCGACCGGATCGAGCGCGCTCGACGCGTACAGGAAGGCACTCGCGTGCGACCCGGTGTCGGCATTTGGATCGGTCATATCGTTCACGGTCACCGTGGATGCCGAGACGGCCGAGGCGGTATCGAGCCTTTTCGTGGAGTGTCTCGTCGCGCCCTCGTTCAGCGACGAAGCGCTGGAGATTCTCGGTCGCAAGAAGAATCTGCGTGTCCTGCAGGGTCAGGCGGTGTGGAAGGAGCATGCGCTCGACTACAAGCGCGTGCGTGGCGGCTTCCTCGTGCAGGAGCGCGCGCGTCCGATGTCCGAGAACGACAGGTGGACGGTGGTGACGAAGCGCCAGCCGACGGACGAAGAGCGTGTGAACCTGGCGTTTGCGTGGCGCGCGGTTGGCAGCGTCAAGTCGAACGCGATTCTGCTCGCCCGCGATGGAGCCACCATCGGAATCGGAGCAGGGCAGATGTCACGCGTTGATGCGGCGTTCCTGTCGGTTCACAAGGCGCAGCTCGCCGGCCACGACACGCTCGGCGCAGTGCTTGGCTCCGACGCGTTCTTTCCATTCCGGGACGGAGTGGATCAGGCGGCAGAAGCGGGCATCCGCGCCATCATCCAGCCAGGCGGTTCGGTGCGCGACGAAGAAGTGATCGCCGCCGCCGACGAGCACGACATCGCGATGGTTTTCACGGGACAGAGGCAGTTCAGGCATTGAGCGATTCGCGGCGCATGCGGCGGCGCGTCGTGGCGGATCCACGCGGCTGAAGCCGTTCGGGGATTCGACGGATGCGAGGGCGGCTGGGAGATAGACGGGGAGCCGTATACCACCGCGCCGGGGACGAACTTTCTGATGTAGTCGTTGTCCTCTGTCGCCCGATACATGATGCCGCTGTTCCCGCCTTCGCCGATGCGCCAGTTGAGGGCGAGCTCGAAGTTGCGGTACTTGTCCGCCGTGAGAATGTCGCCGGCGTTCTCGCCTGCGCTGCATGTGGCTCCCGGAAGAGGCGTGGCGAACATACGCCGACCGCGCCGCGCAGGGAAGAAGTTGGCGGCTCGCCACGAACTCACCACGAACTCAACGGTTGAGGAAGCGCGGCCGGGCAAATAGCTTCCGTTAGCCGGTGATGCACTGGGAGGGTTGGCAGAATGGCTATTGCACCAGTCTTGAAAACTGGCGCGGGAAACCGCTTGGGGGTTCGAGTCCCTCACCCTCCGTTCTTGATTCACAACGACTTACGCGATCGCGCCGCCTAGCCGCTCCAGTCGTTGGCACATTCTAGGCAACATTCTTCAGTTCTTCGCGTTACTACCCTGCTATCCTGCGGGGTACAGTATTTCCGCACTAAAGAGGAGATCTCGTGCGTCGACGGTCGGCAAACCCGCGACCGCGCGACGGATTGTGTATCGCCAGACGGTATTCTCTGTAGCCTTCCTGGGACCCCAGGGCGGAGTCTCAATCCGGAGTAGTACGTAACACGAACTCCCGTCCCAAGTCACTCGGCCCAGCGTGACAAGTCTGGGGATGGGTCTGCTACGCCCTTCGATTGAGGCAAAGCTTTTTTCATCAGCGATGCCAGCGTGCGCCGCAGACGCCAAAAGTCTTATTGCCCACGCGTCTTCACTTGACGGAAGCGGAAAGCTGTAATCTTTCTTTTCTGCGAGTCTGCCCTCCCCTGAGTTATCGACCGCGAAGACGATCATTAGCGGAGTCTCGCCGAAACGCTGTCGGAGATCGGCTCCGACAGCAGCAATTACGACTGCCGAGTCGCGTACCGACTGCGCTTCCGAAATCCGCCCTCCGGCGAATAGTAGTCCCCCCAGAATTGTCAAGGAAAAACTTCTTCGAGGTGCCATCTCTATGCCCCTCCTGGGCTAGGCGCAGGCATCTGCCCACTCTTCGGCGGTGTAAGCCCCGGGGGACATCCGCCAATCGTACTCCCCCATCTTGTGGAAAAATTCATGGCGAAGCGATCTGTTAAGCTCGTCGTTCGATCGTGAACGGCCTTCAGGAGTCGTTCCATCGGGAACACGTCTCGAAATCGCCGTATACCATGGCGTTCCGTTATTAGGGATGGTCGAAAAGGCGGCCACGGTACCCGACCTGCCTGTTATCGGATGTGTTGACCAAAACGCCTTCCCGAACATGCGGATGGCTCCGATGTTCATACCTATGGTCTGGCCGAGATCTCTGCAACGACCTAATGAATGGCTCTGAAGTCGATTCGCTTCGTTCTGAAACACGCTCAACTCCGCCGGACCAGGATTCACGATCGGTTGTCCATCCGGAGTGTACGTTGTGTCGCCGGCATAATACACCGGGCGATAAGAGTCGTTCGTGGCCTGGTTTTCACTGTCCCAATAGTCCGCATAGTAAATGGGGTTTCCGTTGATCTCATCACAATTCGGATTGTCTTGGCAACTGATGAGAGGCTGACGGCTTGACCGGCGTGTCATCGTCATGCGGGGCGGGAGAGGCACTGTCCGATACGCGGCACCCAACAATTAGAAGGCACATCGCAAGAATTCTCAGGGAGGGTCCAGAACGTATCCGTCGTATGGCGAGTGCACTAGGTTCGGGGCCAGGCATTCGCATCCTCGTATAGGGTTTGACAAGCGCAACTTGGTCTAATTCGGCCCTACCGCAATAGCAAGATCCAAGCTGCGTGCGGAGGCGCCGATGGTAACAATCCTGTCAACGTTTCTCCGCAAGCCATCGCAATGGATCGCAACCCGGAGCGGCCTCAATCGGAGCTCCGGCTTCCTGTTGAGAGGCGAACGCAGACAAATTGGAGCGGTCGCAAACGGGAGGCGAGAACTTGAAAACTGGCGCGGGCAACCGCTTGGGGGTTCGAGTCCCTCACCCTCCGCTTAGACCTACCATTATCGCAGCCAGAGTCACTTCGCGCGATTTGCCATTGGGTCTATGCGGATACGGGGACCCGCGACGCGGGTAACCTGGCATCTGAAGGCGACGACGATATCGATCACGGCCCGAAGGCACCGATCGGAATTACCGCCACGCCATCATCGCGCACGTACCCATATCCCGACGCAACAACAACCGCGAGCGTGCTCGGCTTCCCGGACTTCCTGGCGTCGATTCGCGCAGAAAATTTGAGCAGGTTCGCCGCTGCTTCGTCGATCTGGCCATGCCCGAGCTTTACCTCGAACGCCGCCCAACGACCGTCCGCGGCCTGTACAATTGCATCGACCTCCAGTCCTGTATTGTCGCGATAATGGTAGACCGCCGCATCTGCAGCCTGTGCGTACACACGAAGGTCGCGAATGACCATCGACTCGAACAGGAAACCGAACAGATTCAGGTCCTTCAGGAGTCGCGCTGGGGTCGCCCGCAATGCGGCAACGGCAAGCGACGGATCCACGAAATGACGCTTGGGTGCGTTTCGCAGAATTGACCTGGATCGCAGGTGCGGCGCCCACGCGGGCTGATCTTCGACGATCATGAGACGCTCGAGGGCCGCCAGGTACTCGCGCACTGTATCGTCTTTGAGAGCGCCGTCCGAACCGCCTGCGTCTGCTGCCAGCG
Above is a genomic segment from Gemmatimonadaceae bacterium containing:
- a CDS encoding valine--tRNA ligase, yielding MSKTPPATDLPPQFDPASVETTLYKEWLDADLFTADAKRSRRTGGDRDPFVVVMPPPNVTAVLHMGHGLNITVQDVLIRWRRMCGDEALWLPGTDHAGIATQNVIERQLAAEGKTRFDLGREAFVKRTSDFVTETGGTILEQLRAVGASCDWTRTAYTLSPELSRAVREAFVLLYERGLIYRGHRVIHWCSRCLTSLSDEEAEHSEETGNLYHLRYPLTDDPTKGITIATTRPETMLADVAVAVHPDDERYRHLIGRTVTLPIANVAIPIIADSIGVDPEFGTGAVKITPAHDANDFEMGSRHKLPMPVVLSPEGTMANGADAGSRVPPELLGIDRFEARQRIVQMLKHLGALEKIESHSHAVRHCYRCDTVVEPRLSDQWFVKMKPLAEPALEAVRDRRIRILPERWEAVYVNWLENIRDWNISRQLWWGHRIPVWYCDACGEVTVSRDDISKCVKCGQPARQDEDVLDTWFSSWLWPFSTLGWPNAEAGDLAAFYPTDDLITAPEILFFWVARMVMGGYAFMGETPFHTVYLHGTVRDMKHLKMSKSLGNGIDPLDVRALYGTDALRYTVIAGLGIGADVMLDPNDLEKSFAPGRNFVTKLWNIGRFLLTNVGSESVQPLDRVDATKLRQSDRWILNALNTAIAECDAALGPSSPKDGVWDQAELRSGLRLSEYTESARRFVWNELADWYLESTKGRLASHDGDGEVARAVLAHSFDAALRLLQPIVPFITDTLWRRLPIADEGARGEFIARAVWPTQNPAFGAEPGFELVREAINAIRQLRADYAIPPGDRIHASLDTGAAGRNATRDAAIFAEESEFIERVARCTVDVEADETGGSGATILLSSGSRIRVPLAGVIDIEKECRKAKEELEKLDSQLAALNGRLANPGFTDRAPAQVVDAEHARQVEWTARRGQLADKVASLCGS
- a CDS encoding HAD family hydrolase encodes the protein MNALPTAVFLDRDGTIVEDAHYLSSPDQLRLIDGAAEAIARINSLLIPVIVVTNQSGIRRGRFTVQDYERVRARLDQLLAGLGARIDATYYCPHTPDDACECRKPGLLLFRRAAEEIPGVDLSRALYIGDQMRDIQPGLALGGDAVLVPSPETPPADTLAAVERARVASSLGTALDWFLCTN
- a CDS encoding Ig-like domain-containing protein, translated to MKPVVLALTLCATVACASPGVPPGGPEDKEAPQIVRIAPDSGKTGVSPREAIFRFDEVVSERPSGVASLGALFVISPRDGEPRVSWHREEISVRPRRAWRKNTAYTITLLPGLADLRGNIRNTAAVTMFSTGATIPTSRIGGTLFNWPEGRIVTRGLVEARPRADTTLAYVAATDSAGSFLFPNLPAGSYVVRGISDDNANHGLDPREAWDTAMVNLTDSARVDLFGFVHDSIGSRLASVLMKDSVTLVLTFDNPLAVTPPLGPANIRVRAPDSTDVPVVSVMPPPPDTTISKTPRPSRPIPPRVLTVRLGRPLRARTDYRVRVTDARNLTGVARTSDRILSVPAAPAAAATPPPAAPPPAAPPAAAPIRR
- the purH gene encoding bifunctional phosphoribosylaminoimidazolecarboxamide formyltransferase/IMP cyclohydrolase, yielding MPLALLSVSDKTGLLDFAQGLSRLGWEIVSTGGTAKALRAAGLAPREVSDLTGFPEILDGRVKTLHPAVHGGLLARRDDPEHMKVAADHGIAMIDLVAVNLYPFQATAARPGVTTAEVIENIDIGGPTMLRSAAKNFESVTVVVDPADYARVLATFEANDDDVELRRLLAEKVYAHTAAYDSAISRWFACERAEQFPDRTVLAIDRAQTLRYGENPGQRAAFYVEQDGNGLAGLEQKGGKELSFNNLLDLEGALLATDPFAGETCCAIVKHTTPCGLATGSSALDAYRKALACDPVSAFGSVISFTVTVDAETAEAVSSLFVECLVAPSFSDEALEILGRKKNLRVLQGQAVWKEHALDYKRVRGGFLVQERARPMSENDRWTVVTKRQPTDEERVNLAFAWRAVGSVKSNAILLARDGATIGIGAGQMSRVDAAFLSVHKAQLAGHDTLGAVLGSDAFFPFRDGVDQAAEAGIRAIIQPGGSVRDEEVIAAADEHDIAMVFTGQRQFRH
- the purN gene encoding phosphoribosylglycinamide formyltransferase, coding for MAVRTAVLASGGGTNLQALIDHLEMLGTRAAARIAVVAANREATGALDRARASSIPTEVFDASDDGSALLDLLHRHSIELLVLAGYLKRIPPLVVGEYQGRIINVHPGLLPEFGGAGMYGARVHAAVIASGAKFTGVTAHFVDDEFDHGPVIAQWRVGVKPDDTVESLAARVLKVEHIFYPRVVEMVAALKGNDFFADF
- the selA gene encoding L-seryl-tRNA(Sec) selenium transferase gives rise to the protein MPSVSGLLERDDVRALLEGNPRGLVVDAVRHAIDEARGTAASGDATDWGERIASHLHTVLRRSLRPVFNATGVVLHTNLGRAPLAEAAITAVREAAEGYTNLEYDLEAGERGSRYVHCVELLRELTGAEDAIVVNNCAAALVLSLSALARGREVIVSRGELVEIGGSFRVPDIMQRSGASLEEVGTTNRTHLDDYRRAITPRTGAIAKIHRSNFTLSGFVADVDVRQLAPLAAEHGVPIVHDLGSGLMIELDDWGLTGEPTARAALSAGAAAVLMSGDKLLGGPQSGIVLGARHIIARMRQDPFARAVRVDKMTIAALAATLEIYRSPERAVSEIPTLAMLTASAESVGERCRRVAAALSGVGVAATVVETFAAAGAGAYPSHEIASFALRLADGEKIEKVLRSAELPVIGRIADGGLLLDMRSVPVRDDERFTAAVLAALT